DNA from Chloracidobacterium sp.:
CACTTGATTGAACCGAAATGGAAGACATGGCTGACCACCACAGCGCATGAGCTTGGCCACGCCGCAAGCGCTTTGGCCGGCCTCCACGTTTATTTCTTTCTGGCGACTGCAAAGTTAATGCGACGGGGTGACGTTGGCATCCTCATAACGGCATCGGAGTGGCTTGACGTCAATTATGGCTCCTTAGTTCGAGGGCTGTTCTTGGAACAATTAGGAGGAACCGACATCCTCGTAATCGAACCTGAGGCGAATCCTTTTGAAAGAACTGCAGCGACAGCGGTAATCACCGGCTTTCGCTCAGGAAAACGCCCGAGTTCTATCGGAGTTCGGCGAATCGACAATCTTAAAAAACTCGGATCGCTCACGCCTGATCGCAAAGTGAGCAGGGAGCGATTTGAGGATGCGTCCCGCTGGACTCCGCTAACCCGTTCCGTACGAACACATCGTTCCGACTTCGTCGAACTAGGTGAAATCTGCCGTGTTCATCGCGGGCAGGTAACCGGAGCAAACGCGATCTGGATTGAAAATGAGGCGTCCGAGAAGCTTCCGAGTTCAGTCCTTTTTCCAGCCGTTACACGAGCGCGAGAACTTTTCCGGGCTGGTAAGGCTCTGACCAATCCGGCAGCACTGCGGCGCGTCATAGATATTCCTCCGGATCTGAAGTTATTCGAAGAGGATGATCGTAAGCGAATCAAAGACTATCTGCGATTCGCAAAACTTAAGGGCGCTGACGAGGGATACGTTGCAACTCACCGACGCGCCTGGTGGAGCGTTGGTCTAAAGGATCCTGCGCCAATCTTGGCCACGTATATGGCACGACGACCCCCTGCATTTGTACGGAATCTAATTAACGCTCGCCACATCAACATCGCACACGGCCTTTATCCGATTCAGGATTTTGGCGAAAGTATCTTAGATCGCTTGGCGCAGTTTCTTTCTCACGGTGTATCAAGAACGCAGGGACGGACCTATGCGGGGGGACTAACAAAGTTTGAACCGCGCGAGATGGAACGCTTGCCCGTGCCC
Protein-coding regions in this window:
- a CDS encoding N-6 DNA methylase codes for the protein MLDILDELLSEVTSNKHLISLAVELGAMKVPVVSEAEKQLTVGPLPKISKSTRQRFRSVIENGADPLGIFFSLLNSPEERRSNGAVYTPIPIVDAMIRWSVVQSKPERIIDAGVGSGRFLTAAGKAFRNASLVGFECDPLAALLARANIAVLGLSKRSIVHLNDYRNAVLNDIKGQTLYIGNPPWVRHHLIEPKWKTWLTTTAHELGHAASALAGLHVYFFLATAKLMRRGDVGILITASEWLDVNYGSLVRGLFLEQLGGTDILVIEPEANPFERTAATAVITGFRSGKRPSSIGVRRIDNLKKLGSLTPDRKVSRERFEDASRWTPLTRSVRTHRSDFVELGEICRVHRGQVTGANAIWIENEASEKLPSSVLFPAVTRARELFRAGKALTNPAALRRVIDIPPDLKLFEEDDRKRIKDYLRFAKLKGADEGYVATHRRAWWSVGLKDPAPILATYMARRPPAFVRNLINARHINIAHGLYPIQDFGESILDRLAQFLSHGVSRTQGRTYAGGLTKFEPREMERLPVPSLDLLRQNVALEELLD